The Colletotrichum higginsianum IMI 349063 chromosome 2, whole genome shotgun sequence genome has a segment encoding these proteins:
- a CDS encoding GTP-binding protein, with the protein MCFGVTCPTCAKATWRGCGAHIPSALSGVPEDQWCTCTPKVTVNGKEYPPAGTVSIPGMSWLSGLFGGGSSNDKATQGTKRRDEL; encoded by the exons ATGTGCTTCGGAGTCACCTGTCCCACTTGCG CAAAGGCAACCTGGCGCGGCTGCGGCGCACACATCCCCTCGGCGCTCAGCGGCGTGCCTGAGGACCAGTGGTGCACCTGCACACCTAAGGTCACGGTCAATGGCAAGGAGTACCCTCCGGCGGGGACGGTATCGATTCCTGGTATGTCATGGTTGAGCGGCTTATTTGGCGGAGGCAGTTCCAATGACAAGGCGACGCAGGGTACTAAGAGACGGGACGAGCTGTGA
- a CDS encoding Cytochrome P450 yields the protein MLVFSPFFVGAVFAGLLAVYLVRCISSPLWKFPGPRISAFTSLPLKWHELRANRTKHIHGLHQRYGPVVRVAPDEVCFTSYEAVKEIYCSGGSGYDKTEFYDLFRVYGRRTMFTTLNKEDVRPPPPSFPLGLRLDAKAEMSDLPCMPAREAKEDNCRPVCQQQRPAAGAPQRDSGEVAKVHQPMRGVRGQEPRHLCRSKITTMSLHSYACDCVTHHLFHPYGSNCLENEADEEMMHQVAADDSLQNRLVQHYSPALHKLLSRILYLFAKPRETPLADTFVMESSMKPDPASFTLLSRLHEKSGGGQQGLDQLDMAGECLDHMAAGIDTTGDGLCFLMWELSQPRSLRFQEALQRELRENAGAASTAAFDRLPFLDAVVQEGLRCFPAIPMSLPRYVPRGGRAIDGYFVPEGTVVSCQAYSVHRIDGSVFPEADVFDPNRWMEPTGDAERKRLMFAFANGGRGCVGKHLALAEMKTLLADIYSRYTTLPEASMTAESMAMSDQLISSRPLGQRCLLRFIPVEDEKQE from the exons ATGTTGGTGTTTTcgcccttcttcgtcggAGCGGTCTTCGCCGGCCTCTTGGCGGTCTACCTCGTCCGCTGcatctcgtcgccgttgtGGAAATTTCCCGGCCCGCGGATATCGGCCTTCACGTCTCTTCCCCTGAAATGGCATGAGCTGCGCGCGAACCGGACGAAACACATTCATGGCCTGCACCAGAGGTATGGCCCAGTCGTTCGCGTTGCGCCTGACGAGGTCTGCTTCACCTCCTACGAGGCCGTTAAGGAGATTTACTGCTCCGGCGGCAGTGGCTACGACAAGACGGAGTTTTATGACTTGTTCAGAGTTTATGGACGGAG GACCATGTTTACAACACTGAACAAAGAAGATGTACggccgccccccccctctttcccCCTTGGGCTGCGACTCGACGCAAAGGCAGAGATGAGTGACTTACCATGTATGCCAGCACGCGAAGCGAAAGAGGATAATTGCAGACCGGTATGCCAACAGCAACGTCCTGCGGCCGGCGCCCCTCAGCGGGATTCAGGAGAGGTCGCAAAGGTTCATCAACCGATGCGCGGCGTCCGTGGGCAAGAGCCACGACATCTTTGTAGGTCCAAAATTACGACA ATGAGTCTTCACTCGTACGCCTGCGACTGCGTCACACACCACCTGTTCCACCCGTACGGCAGTAACTGCCTCGAGaacgaggcggacgaggagatgatgcatcaggtcgccgccgacgacagcCTGCAGA ACCGCCTTGTCCAACACTACAGCCCTGCGCTGCACAAGCTCCTCTCCAGGATCCTCTACCTCTTCGCCAAGCCCCGCGAGACGCCCCTCGCCGACACGTTCGTGATGGAGTCCAGCATGAAGCCCGACCCAGCTTCTTTCACGCTCCTCAGCCGGCTGCACGAGAAAtcgggcggcgggcagcaGGGCCTGGATCAGCTCGACATGGCGGGCGAGTGCCTCGACCACATGGCGGCGGGTATTGACACGACGGGCGACGGCCTATGCTTCCTCATGTGGGAGCTCTCGCAGCCGCGGTCGCTACGGTTCCAAGAGGCGCTCCAGCGGGAGCTGAGAGAGAACGCCGGGGCGGCGAGCACCGCAGCGTTCGACAGGCTGCCGTTCCTGGACGCCGTCGTGCAGGAGGGCCTGCGGTGCTTCCCCGCCATCCCCATGTCCCTGCCGCGGTACGTGCCCCGGGGTGGGCGGGCGATCGATGGATACTTTGTTCCGGAGGGGACCGTCGTCAGTTGCCAGGCTTATTCCGTCCACCGCATCGACGGCAGCGTGTTTCCCGAGGCGGACGTGTTTGACCCGAACAGGTGGATGGAGCCGAcgggcgatgccgagagGAAGCGGCTTATGTTTGCGTTTGCCAACGGAGGCAGGGGGTGCGTTGGAAAGCA TCTGGCACTCGCGGAGATGAAGACGCTTTTGGCGGACATCTACTCCCGTTACACGACACTCCCTGAGGCGTCAATGACGGCCGAGTCGATGGCCATGTCGGACCAGCTCATCTCGTCG